TCCAACTTCACGCGCACTCTTGCTCAGCTCGTTGAGAAAAGTCTGCCGCTGGGTTTTGTCTCCCTGAAGATGGGAAAGATCGAGTACCGGCAAAGTTGTGGGAAGAGTCATAATGCCCCCGTAGCAGGATTATCAGGTGAAGGCGAGGAAACCTGGCCTTTTCTGCTGCCACTATTATGTTTTTTCGTCACAAGGAGAAATATCAAATACAGCTAAGATTTGCCGGGCAAAGACTATGTGGAGGGGTGGGTTTGTCGGGCTGGAAGGATGGAAATTCAAGCGGTTTTTGGTTGAACAGTGGCTCACAGCGGGCTGGCACGCCCGCTATTGAGCACTACGGAAATTTACTGGCAGGCGCTGACCTGAACCTGACGACGCCATGCGCCAGGTGACTGACCAAACTGGCGTTTGAAACTGCGGTTAAACGATTGTTGCGAATCAAATCCGAAAGAGATCGCCACATCCAGAATCGGCTCACCACCCGTTGCCAGGCGCTCAGCGGATTTTTTCAGACGACGGGCGCGAATATATTCACCCAGGGCATGACCCGTATGCTGTTTAAACATGCGTTGCAGGTGCCATTTCGAATAGCCGGCACGGTCAGCCACCGTATCCAGATCCATCTTCCCTTCAATATGCGTATCAATCCACTTTACGAGATCGCTTATGAAATCATCATGACTCATTGTTCTTCCCCTCAGGCGCTTTTTGTTATTGGTCGGTCTTGACCTCTCCCCCGCAGCAGGGTAAAAGGTAACTTTAATGAATGCACATATATACGCTAAAGCACCCGCCCCAATAATGCAAGTTTAATTGTTGCATTAAATGCGGTTCGCAGGCATTCTTCTTCGAAAGTTCACTCTCCTTAGCCAGACCCCTCATTCACAGTTTGTAAAACGTCCTGACAAGAAAGTGCTAAAAGCAACAATAATACTTGCACTTTACGATCGCGCTTCTTACACTCCCCCTGTTTAGTGTATTTATCTTAAGTACATATTATGCCGTGCACCCTTTTCACGTCGTCAAGCATCTGCAACAGGGACTACCAATATGATTTCAATCACCTCTTCGCGTCTGCGCACTGTCGCGCTGCCGCTGCTCTCCGCCTTCTGGCTGATGGGCTGTGATTCCAAAGGGGCTGAACAGAGCGCACCGCCTGCCCCACAGGTCAGTGTGGCCGAAGTGAAGCAACAAACCGTCAGCCAGT
This genomic window from Erwinia sp. E_sp_B01_1 contains:
- a CDS encoding helix-turn-helix domain-containing protein, with the translated sequence MSHDDFISDLVKWIDTHIEGKMDLDTVADRAGYSKWHLQRMFKQHTGHALGEYIRARRLKKSAERLATGGEPILDVAISFGFDSQQSFNRSFKRQFGQSPGAWRRQVQVSACQ